In Neorhizobium galegae, the following proteins share a genomic window:
- the ybgF gene encoding tol-pal system protein YbgF, translating to MKKLVLAAMLGLMATSAPAGALSLPKLFQGSNQPAAEQPRETTPPPVILAQSNDAVRIQQLQEEVRQLNGRIEEMSFQLLQMQEQLRKTQEDNEFRFQDLEKKKRTEVDDAAGKPAVASNRAPAAQPPLPQATAPAQSSDDVARIIESPSGQGAGGATAPGRAPPPTTLGSMDLDQNGNPRGASRNDRANNAAGLPGVEAGPQVSPRTPPAPTSRTDSQQTASLGSENDAYQTAYNHVLAGDYPLAEKEFNGYLTAYPKGAKVADASFWLGESQYSQGKYNDAAKTFLNAHQTYGKSPKAPEMLLKLGMSLAALDNTDTACATLKEVSRRYPSAPKAVLAKVGSEQKRLAC from the coding sequence ATGAAGAAACTTGTCTTGGCAGCAATGCTGGGGCTGATGGCGACGAGCGCCCCGGCCGGGGCTTTGTCGCTGCCGAAACTCTTCCAGGGCAGCAATCAGCCTGCTGCAGAACAGCCGCGGGAAACCACTCCGCCCCCGGTCATTCTGGCGCAGAGCAATGATGCCGTCCGTATCCAGCAGCTCCAGGAAGAGGTTCGGCAGTTGAACGGCCGGATCGAGGAAATGAGTTTTCAGCTGCTGCAGATGCAGGAGCAGCTGCGCAAGACGCAGGAAGACAACGAATTCCGCTTCCAGGACCTGGAAAAGAAGAAGCGCACCGAAGTGGACGACGCGGCCGGGAAACCGGCCGTGGCGTCCAACCGCGCTCCCGCCGCCCAGCCCCCGTTGCCGCAGGCGACCGCTCCCGCCCAGTCCTCCGACGATGTGGCACGGATCATCGAATCGCCGTCCGGTCAGGGTGCCGGCGGGGCAACCGCACCCGGCCGCGCGCCGCCTCCGACGACGCTCGGTTCGATGGATCTCGACCAGAACGGCAATCCGCGCGGCGCAAGCCGCAACGACCGTGCCAACAATGCCGCCGGGCTTCCGGGCGTCGAGGCCGGCCCGCAGGTTTCGCCCAGGACGCCTCCCGCACCGACGAGCAGAACCGACTCGCAGCAGACAGCATCGCTCGGCAGCGAGAACGATGCCTATCAGACCGCCTACAACCATGTGCTGGCCGGCGACTATCCGCTCGCCGAGAAGGAATTTAACGGTTACCTGACGGCCTATCCAAAGGGCGCCAAGGTGGCGGATGCGAGCTTCTGGCTCGGCGAATCGCAGTATTCCCAGGGAAAATACAACGACGCCGCCAAGACCTTCCTCAACGCGCACCAGACCTACGGCAAGTCGCCCAAGGCGCCTGAAATGCTGCTGAAGCTCGGCATGTCGCTTGCCGCACTCGACAATACCGACACGGCCTGCGCAACCCTCAAGGAAGTCAGTCGCCGTTATCCGAGCGCGCCCAAGGCCGTGCTCGCCAAGGTGGGCAGCGAACAGAAGCGCCTGGCCTGCTGA
- the pal gene encoding peptidoglycan-associated lipoprotein Pal, which yields MSRIDTSAMSRMQILARNPAVIALTLALALAGCANKKNLPNNAGELGLNGAGAATPGSTQDFTVNVGDRIFFDTDSTSIRADAQQTLDRQAQWLARYPNYAITVEGHADERGTREYNLALGARRAAATKEYLASRGVPANRLKTISYGKERPVAVCDDISCWSQNRRAVTVLGGAGM from the coding sequence ATGAGCCGCATCGATACTTCGGCGATGAGCCGCATGCAGATCCTCGCCCGCAATCCTGCCGTCATCGCGCTGACGCTGGCACTTGCGCTCGCCGGCTGCGCCAACAAGAAGAACCTGCCGAACAATGCCGGTGAGCTCGGCCTCAACGGCGCCGGCGCCGCAACGCCCGGCTCGACCCAGGACTTCACCGTCAATGTCGGCGACCGCATCTTCTTCGATACCGATAGCACTTCGATCCGTGCCGACGCTCAGCAGACGCTCGACCGTCAGGCCCAGTGGCTGGCTCGCTATCCGAACTACGCGATCACCGTCGAAGGCCATGCCGACGAACGCGGCACACGCGAGTACAATCTCGCGCTCGGTGCCCGCCGCGCTGCCGCCACCAAGGAATATCTCGCCTCGCGCGGCGTTCCGGCGAATCGCTTGAAGACCATCTCCTACGGCAAGGAACGCCCGGTTGCCGTCTGCGACGACATCTCCTGCTGGTCGCAGAACCGTCGCGCGGTCACCGTTCTCGGCGGCGCTGGTATGTGA
- the tolB gene encoding Tol-Pal system beta propeller repeat protein TolB, translating into MIKSSFFRAVMVAAGMLTALMAATPANAVVEININKGNIQPLPIAVTDFLSNNDLGAQISQVIAADLQRSGLFAPINKSAFIEKIADPNKAPRFEDWKVINAQALVTGRITREGDGRLRAEFRLWDTFAGSQMTGQQFFTQPENWRRVAHIIADAIYKQITGENGYFDTRVVFVSESGPKTARQRQLAIMDQDGFNVRMLTNTKDIVLTPRFSPSRQEVTYMSFEGNQPRVYLLQLETGQREVVGNFPGMTFSPRFSPDGQKVIMSLQQEGNSNIYTMDLRSRTTTRLTSTAAIDTSPSYAPDGGRIAFESDRGGRPQIYVMNADGSGQTRISFGDGSYSTPVWSPRGDLIAFTKQSGGKFSIGVMKPDGSGERILTSGFHNEGPTWAPNGRVLMFFRQNAGAGGPQLYSIDLTGYNELQVKTPSYGSDPAWSPLLE; encoded by the coding sequence ATGATCAAGAGTTCTTTTTTTCGCGCCGTGATGGTGGCCGCGGGGATGTTGACGGCATTGATGGCCGCGACCCCGGCCAACGCTGTCGTCGAGATCAACATCAACAAGGGCAATATTCAGCCGCTGCCGATCGCGGTGACGGATTTCCTGTCGAACAACGATCTCGGTGCCCAGATTTCCCAGGTGATCGCCGCAGACCTGCAGCGCTCCGGCCTTTTCGCGCCGATCAACAAGAGCGCCTTCATCGAAAAGATCGCCGATCCCAACAAGGCGCCGCGCTTCGAGGACTGGAAGGTCATCAATGCGCAGGCGCTGGTGACGGGTCGGATTACCCGCGAAGGCGATGGGCGCCTGCGTGCCGAGTTCCGCCTGTGGGATACGTTTGCCGGCAGCCAGATGACCGGCCAGCAGTTCTTTACCCAGCCGGAGAACTGGCGCCGCGTCGCGCATATCATCGCCGATGCGATCTACAAGCAGATCACCGGCGAGAACGGCTATTTCGACACCCGCGTCGTGTTCGTCTCCGAAAGCGGGCCGAAGACCGCTCGCCAGCGCCAGCTGGCGATCATGGACCAGGACGGCTTCAACGTCCGCATGCTGACCAACACCAAGGATATCGTGCTGACGCCGCGCTTCTCGCCGAGCCGGCAGGAAGTCACCTACATGTCGTTCGAGGGCAACCAGCCGCGGGTCTACCTGCTGCAGCTGGAGACCGGACAGCGCGAAGTGGTCGGCAATTTTCCGGGCATGACGTTTTCGCCGCGGTTCTCTCCGGATGGCCAGAAGGTGATCATGAGTCTGCAGCAGGAAGGCAATTCCAACATCTATACGATGGACCTGCGCTCGCGCACCACGACGCGGCTCACCTCGACGGCGGCGATCGACACCTCGCCTTCCTATGCGCCGGATGGCGGACGCATCGCCTTCGAGAGCGACCGCGGCGGCCGTCCGCAGATCTACGTGATGAACGCGGACGGCTCCGGCCAGACCCGCATCTCCTTCGGCGACGGTTCCTATTCGACGCCTGTCTGGTCGCCGCGCGGCGATCTGATCGCCTTCACCAAGCAGTCGGGCGGCAAGTTCTCGATCGGCGTCATGAAGCCGGACGGCTCGGGCGAGCGCATCCTGACCAGCGGCTTCCACAATGAAGGCCCGACCTGGGCGCCGAACGGCCGCGTGCTGATGTTCTTCCGCCAGAATGCCGGCGCCGGTGGTCCGCAGCTCTATTCCATCGACCTGACCGGCTATAACGAACTCCAGGTCAAGACGCCGTCCTACGGTTCGGACCCGGCCTGGTCGCCGCTGCTCGAATAG
- the tolR gene encoding protein TolR has translation MGMSAGGAKSGGGRRRRGGRRGGAISEINVTPLVDVMLVLLIIFMVAAPMMTVGVPIDLPETQAKAMNADTQPITVSVNPKGEIYLQETPIGLDEIVPKLQAIATTGYNERIYVRGDTTAAYGVVMKVMARISSAGYKNIGLVTLQEQEK, from the coding sequence ATGGGTATGTCGGCCGGAGGAGCAAAATCGGGTGGCGGTCGTCGCAGGCGCGGCGGTCGTCGCGGCGGTGCGATCAGCGAAATCAACGTGACGCCGCTCGTTGACGTCATGCTCGTGCTGCTCATTATCTTCATGGTAGCGGCACCGATGATGACCGTCGGCGTGCCGATCGACCTGCCGGAAACGCAGGCGAAGGCGATGAACGCCGACACCCAGCCGATCACCGTCTCGGTCAATCCGAAGGGCGAAATCTACCTGCAGGAAACGCCGATCGGCCTCGACGAGATCGTGCCGAAGCTTCAGGCGATCGCCACCACAGGCTATAACGAACGTATCTATGTGCGCGGCGATACGACCGCGGCCTACGGCGTCGTCATGAAGGTCATGGCCCGCATTTCTTCTGCCGGGTACAAGAATATCGGCCTCGTGACCCTGCAGGAACAGGAGAAGTGA
- the tolQ gene encoding protein TolQ — protein sequence MEQVGLAAAASEVSLWSLFMQAGLVVKLVMIGLIGASIWTWAIVIDKYVSFGKAKRQFDQFEQVFWSGQSLEELYRTLSERTNTGLAAIFVAAMREWKKSFERGARSPIGLQMRIDRAMDVTMSREAETYEARLGSLATIGSAGPFIGLFGTVVGIMTSFQAIAGSKSTNLAVVAPGIAEALLATAIGLVAAIPAVIAYNKFTGDAGKLSGRMEGFADEFSAILSRQIDEKLQPRQAAQ from the coding sequence ATGGAACAGGTAGGTTTGGCGGCAGCGGCGAGCGAAGTGAGCCTCTGGTCGCTGTTCATGCAGGCCGGTCTGGTCGTCAAGCTGGTGATGATAGGTCTCATCGGCGCATCGATCTGGACCTGGGCGATCGTGATCGACAAATATGTCAGCTTCGGCAAGGCCAAGCGCCAGTTCGACCAGTTCGAGCAGGTGTTCTGGTCCGGGCAGTCGCTGGAAGAACTTTACCGTACCCTGTCGGAGCGGACGAACACCGGCCTTGCGGCGATTTTCGTCGCCGCCATGCGCGAGTGGAAAAAGAGCTTCGAGCGCGGTGCCCGTTCGCCGATCGGTCTGCAGATGCGTATCGACCGGGCGATGGACGTGACCATGTCGCGTGAAGCGGAAACCTATGAGGCCCGCCTCGGTTCGCTGGCGACGATCGGCTCGGCCGGTCCGTTCATCGGTCTGTTCGGCACCGTCGTCGGCATCATGACCTCGTTCCAGGCGATTGCCGGGTCGAAGTCCACCAACCTTGCGGTCGTTGCGCCGGGTATTGCAGAAGCGCTGCTCGCCACCGCGATCGGCCTGGTCGCCGCCATTCCGGCGGTCATCGCCTACAACAAGTTCACCGGCGATGCCGGCAAGCTCTCTGGCCGCATGGAAGGTTTCGCGGACGAATTTTCCGCCATCCTGTCGCGCCAGATCGACGAGAAGCTGCAGCCGCGCCAGGCGGCGCAGTAA
- a CDS encoding lysozyme inhibitor LprI family protein, translating into MIALTMLIAVPAHAASFDCKGVPSPDELVVCNDPLLSALDTLLPRVQEKAEREKRAETRQVMRDFTSDRSACGSDRSCVLSTYVAILGELGGAKSIPADITASTIAGGRAKPSPTLPMKIGQCTVTNVTGVHPRVGEDPIKDEDYNAGTGIEYANDGYQVSYSREEALIASKPGDKVTMCLISIPKRCPPGDDRGREYFVTNARTGQSWAMADSQHACGGM; encoded by the coding sequence ATGATAGCCTTGACGATGTTGATCGCGGTGCCGGCCCATGCCGCCTCGTTCGACTGCAAGGGCGTCCCCTCGCCTGATGAACTGGTAGTCTGCAACGATCCCCTCCTTTCAGCGCTCGACACTCTGCTTCCGCGGGTCCAGGAAAAGGCCGAACGGGAGAAAAGGGCGGAGACCCGCCAGGTTATGCGCGACTTCACCAGCGACCGGTCAGCCTGCGGCTCCGACCGATCCTGCGTTCTGAGCACCTATGTTGCGATCCTTGGAGAGCTCGGCGGCGCCAAGAGCATTCCGGCCGACATCACCGCCAGCACGATCGCGGGCGGGCGGGCCAAGCCCTCCCCGACATTGCCCATGAAGATCGGCCAGTGCACGGTGACGAACGTGACCGGTGTCCATCCGCGCGTCGGCGAGGATCCGATCAAGGACGAGGACTACAATGCCGGCACCGGCATCGAATACGCCAATGACGGCTACCAGGTCTCCTACAGCCGCGAAGAGGCGCTGATCGCCTCGAAGCCCGGCGACAAGGTGACCATGTGCCTGATTTCCATCCCCAAACGCTGCCCGCCGGGCGACGACCGGGGTCGCGAGTATTTCGTCACCAACGCCCGCACCGGGCAGAGCTGGGCGATGGCCGATTCGCAGCATGCCTGCGGCGGCATGTAG
- the ybgC gene encoding tol-pal system-associated acyl-CoA thioesterase, with product MKEYNFLLSGELMEGGHRLAQRVYYEDTDFSGLVYHARYLHFLERGRTDYLRCLGCEQSALLSADEEGLVFVVHRMEIDFKQPARMDDILIIQTVTEKAGGAKMVLNQEIRRGETLLIAAKVVIAVINRHGRPRRLPESVAEKFLGRGVEQVDAV from the coding sequence ATGAAGGAATACAATTTTTTGTTATCGGGCGAGTTGATGGAAGGCGGCCATCGGCTGGCTCAGCGCGTCTATTATGAAGACACGGATTTTTCCGGCCTCGTCTACCACGCCCGTTATCTGCATTTCCTGGAGCGCGGCCGCACCGACTATCTGCGCTGCCTCGGCTGTGAGCAGAGCGCGCTGCTTTCCGCCGACGAGGAGGGGCTGGTCTTCGTCGTCCACCGGATGGAGATCGACTTCAAGCAGCCGGCCCGCATGGACGACATCCTGATCATCCAGACGGTGACGGAAAAAGCGGGCGGCGCCAAGATGGTGCTCAACCAGGAGATCCGTCGCGGCGAAACACTGCTGATCGCCGCAAAAGTGGTGATCGCGGTCATCAACAGGCACGGGCGTCCGCGCCGGCTGCCGGAGAGCGTGGCGGAAAAGTTTCTCGGGCGCGGGGTCGAGCAGGTGGATGCGGTTTAA
- a CDS encoding NAD-dependent epimerase/dehydratase family protein, with translation MKIAVLGGDGFVGWPTSLHLSDAGHEIHILDNLSRRWIDTELGVQSLTPMDSIQERTRIWHAETGRRIHFHLIDLAKDYELLKGWLSKHRPDAIIHFAEQRAAPYSMKSDRHKNYTVSNNVNATHNLLNAMVELDLDAHLVHLGTMGVYGYSTVGAAIPEGYLPVGIETADGRTVSQEILYPSNPGSIYHMTKCLDQQLFQFYAKNDGLRITDLHQGIVWGTHTEQTRRHPQLINRFDYDGDYGTVLNRFLIQAAIGYPLTVHGTGGQTRAFIHIQDSVRCIEIALNNPPARSSRVEIFNQMTETHRVRDLAEMISKMTGSRIAWLPNPRKEAPENELVVKNEKFLGLGLEPTTLGEGLLGEIVDVAKKYAYRVDRSRVPAVSAWTRDIAAKVEHDPEGVRLKSVS, from the coding sequence ATGAAGATTGCAGTCCTGGGCGGCGACGGTTTCGTCGGCTGGCCGACATCGCTTCACCTGTCCGACGCCGGCCACGAGATCCATATCCTCGACAACCTCTCCCGCCGCTGGATCGATACGGAGCTTGGCGTCCAGTCGCTGACGCCGATGGACAGCATCCAGGAACGCACCCGCATCTGGCATGCCGAAACCGGCCGCCGCATCCATTTCCACCTGATCGATCTCGCCAAGGACTACGAGCTCCTGAAGGGCTGGCTTTCAAAGCACCGCCCTGACGCCATCATCCACTTCGCCGAACAGCGCGCCGCGCCCTATTCGATGAAGAGCGACCGGCACAAGAACTACACCGTCAGCAACAATGTAAACGCCACCCACAACCTCTTGAATGCAATGGTCGAACTCGATCTCGACGCGCATCTCGTGCATCTCGGCACGATGGGCGTCTACGGCTATTCGACGGTCGGCGCGGCGATCCCGGAAGGCTACCTCCCGGTCGGCATCGAAACCGCCGACGGCCGCACCGTCTCCCAGGAAATCCTCTATCCGAGCAATCCCGGCTCGATCTACCACATGACCAAGTGCCTCGATCAGCAGCTCTTCCAGTTCTACGCGAAGAACGACGGATTGCGGATCACCGACCTGCACCAGGGCATCGTCTGGGGCACCCATACCGAACAGACCCGCCGCCACCCGCAATTGATCAATAGATTCGACTATGACGGGGATTACGGGACGGTCTTGAATCGTTTTCTCATCCAGGCGGCCATCGGTTATCCGCTCACCGTCCACGGCACCGGCGGCCAGACCCGCGCCTTCATCCACATCCAGGATTCGGTCCGCTGTATCGAGATCGCCCTGAACAACCCGCCCGCCCGCAGCAGCCGCGTCGAGATCTTCAACCAGATGACCGAGACCCACCGGGTGCGCGATCTTGCCGAGATGATTTCGAAAATGACCGGTTCGAGGATCGCCTGGCTGCCCAACCCGCGCAAGGAAGCGCCGGAAAACGAGCTGGTGGTGAAGAACGAAAAATTCCTCGGCCTCGGTCTCGAACCGACGACGCTCGGCGAAGGACTGCTCGGCGAGATCGTCGACGTCGCGAAGAAATACGCCTACCGCGTTGACAGATCACGCGTTCCGGCCGTCTCCGCCTGGACGAGGGACATCGCCGCGAAGGTGGAACATGACCCGGAGGGTGTGCGGCTGAAGTCGGTGTCGTGA
- a CDS encoding glycosyltransferase, translating into MTNAFVTLVTNADYAMGATALARSIRRTGTEADIVVLHTGGVERPALAPLEALGCRLVEVEHLPLSDAFNQRHARKKLHGAAPFTKGRKPDFHTPLDNFCKLRLWQLTEYETCIFIDADALVLRPIDKLFSYPEFSAAPNVYENLSDFHRLNSGVFVAKPSAETFDRMLAALDPPDAFWRRTDQTFLETFFPDWHGLPVFMNMLQYVWFNMPDLWSWESIGVLHYQYEKPWETDHPKADRLRPLIELWQAFYEGREIPALSSLPKPGEMP; encoded by the coding sequence ATGACCAACGCCTTCGTCACCCTGGTCACCAATGCCGACTACGCGATGGGCGCAACCGCGCTGGCGCGCTCCATCCGCCGCACCGGTACTGAGGCCGATATCGTCGTCCTCCATACCGGCGGCGTCGAACGCCCCGCCCTCGCCCCGCTCGAGGCCCTCGGCTGCCGCCTGGTCGAGGTGGAGCATCTGCCCCTTTCCGACGCCTTCAACCAGCGGCATGCGCGAAAAAAACTGCATGGCGCCGCTCCCTTCACAAAAGGCCGCAAGCCGGATTTCCACACGCCGCTCGACAATTTCTGCAAGCTCAGGCTCTGGCAGCTCACCGAATACGAGACCTGCATCTTCATCGATGCCGATGCGTTGGTGCTGAGGCCGATCGACAAGCTGTTTTCCTATCCGGAATTCTCCGCCGCCCCCAACGTTTATGAAAACCTCTCGGACTTTCACCGCCTGAACTCCGGCGTCTTCGTCGCCAAACCTTCCGCCGAGACATTCGACAGGATGCTCGCGGCGCTCGACCCGCCGGACGCCTTCTGGCGGCGCACAGACCAGACTTTTCTGGAGACGTTCTTTCCGGATTGGCACGGCCTGCCGGTCTTCATGAACATGCTGCAATATGTCTGGTTCAACATGCCGGATCTCTGGAGCTGGGAAAGCATCGGCGTGCTGCACTACCAGTATGAGAAGCCGTGGGAGACGGATCATCCGAAAGCCGACCGGCTGCGGCCGCTGATCGAGCTCTGGCAGGCGTTTTACGAGGGCCGCGAGATCCCCGCCCTCTCCTCCCTGCCGAAGCCGGGAGAGATGCCATGA
- a CDS encoding NAD-dependent epimerase/dehydratase family protein yields MKVLISGGTGLVGRYIVEGLVDAGYQVIVGGRSPPAPGFFSKPVEFAPLSLDPAIDQIEAFDDAYFFVHAAFHHLPGKYRGGEGDDPDRFRRLNLDGTVKLFETARTAGTRRAVFLSSRAVYDGQPAGTVLDEDLPLKPDGLYGEIKLWAEGALAELSAPAFATSSLRLTGVYGNLRPNKWDALFSDYLAGRPVPSRAGTETHGRDVAAAVRLMLETETGKIAGQVFNASDILTDTCEILGHLSVTHHNLPPPADRGAVNVMSTDKLRALGWQPGGAPLLRQTIADLAAALSATA; encoded by the coding sequence ATGAAGGTGCTGATATCGGGCGGAACGGGCCTGGTCGGCCGCTACATCGTCGAAGGCCTCGTCGATGCGGGATATCAGGTGATTGTCGGAGGGCGCAGCCCGCCGGCGCCTGGCTTCTTTTCCAAACCCGTCGAGTTCGCGCCCCTTTCGCTCGATCCCGCCATCGACCAGATCGAAGCTTTTGACGATGCCTATTTCTTCGTCCATGCGGCCTTCCACCATTTGCCCGGAAAATACCGCGGCGGCGAAGGCGATGATCCCGATCGCTTCCGACGGCTGAACCTCGACGGCACCGTCAAGCTGTTCGAGACCGCCAGGACGGCCGGCACCCGCCGGGCGGTCTTCCTCTCGAGCAGGGCCGTCTATGACGGGCAACCCGCCGGAACGGTGCTTGACGAAGACCTGCCCTTGAAGCCGGACGGGCTCTACGGCGAGATCAAACTCTGGGCCGAGGGAGCACTGGCAGAGCTTTCGGCCCCCGCCTTTGCCACCTCGTCTCTGCGGCTCACCGGCGTCTACGGCAATCTGCGCCCCAATAAATGGGACGCTCTCTTTTCGGATTACCTGGCGGGTCGGCCTGTTCCGTCGCGTGCGGGAACGGAGACGCACGGCCGCGATGTCGCCGCCGCCGTTCGCCTCATGCTGGAAACCGAGACCGGCAAGATCGCCGGCCAGGTGTTCAATGCCTCGGACATTCTGACCGATACCTGCGAAATCCTCGGCCACCTGTCGGTCACCCATCACAACCTGCCGCCGCCGGCAGACCGCGGCGCCGTCAACGTCATGTCGACGGACAAACTGAGGGCGCTCGGCTGGCAGCCGGGCGGCGCACCGCTCTTGCGGCAGACGATCGCGGATCTTGCAGCCGCTCTCAGTGCGACTGCGTGA
- a CDS encoding DUF2945 domain-containing protein: MQKIEIGNEVAWTWGRSEANGKVAEKFTSDVERKIKGKTIKRKADADEPAFLIRQKDGDRVLKSESELRKTHG; encoded by the coding sequence ATGCAGAAGATCGAGATCGGAAACGAGGTCGCGTGGACCTGGGGGCGATCCGAGGCCAACGGCAAGGTCGCCGAGAAATTCACCAGCGACGTGGAGCGCAAGATCAAGGGCAAGACGATCAAGCGCAAAGCGGATGCCGATGAACCCGCGTTTCTCATCCGCCAGAAAGACGGCGACCGGGTTCTCAAGAGCGAGTCCGAGCTGAGGAAGACCCATGGATAG
- a CDS encoding VOC family protein, translated as MADFILPPKNTASAFAAMRGHHVAIRVTDFEIAKRWYVEKLDFRVIHEWPFADEQLAYLAPANDDHFMVEILGGGDPLPIDPPAYTDLGDSLRYSGYHHFCINVTDIEATVAELRARGVNIVTEPFKLDDISRKLAFFADPFGNLIELAEVVA; from the coding sequence ATGGCCGACTTCATCCTTCCGCCCAAGAATACCGCATCCGCCTTTGCCGCCATGCGCGGTCATCACGTGGCCATTCGGGTCACCGATTTCGAGATCGCCAAGCGCTGGTATGTCGAAAAGCTCGATTTCCGCGTCATCCATGAATGGCCGTTTGCCGACGAGCAGCTCGCCTATCTGGCGCCTGCCAATGACGATCACTTCATGGTGGAGATCCTGGGCGGCGGCGATCCGCTGCCGATCGACCCGCCGGCCTATACCGATCTGGGCGACAGCCTGCGTTACTCCGGCTACCACCATTTCTGCATCAACGTCACGGATATCGAAGCGACCGTTGCAGAGCTGCGCGCCCGCGGCGTCAATATTGTCACCGAGCCCTTCAAACTCGACGACATCAGCCGCAAGCTCGCCTTTTTCGCCGATCCTTTTGGCAACCTCATTGAATTGGCGGAAGTCGTCGCCTGA
- a CDS encoding LysR substrate-binding domain-containing protein gives MRATDLSELAAFEAVARHLSFRRAAEERYVTASAISHAVSNLEERTGVRLLHRTTRSVSLTDAGAMLHAQLSPAFGDIGTALDALNQFRDTPFGKVRINVPNSIAPAVLGQALGPLIRDNPHLKLEVVATDRLVDIVEEGFDAGIRLGESLHQGMIAVRIKPRLRLVVVGSPAYFRDRKIPQTPQELETHVCIENTYPSGTRYPWEFSRDGETVTFHPNGPVALDDHELMVEVARSGTALAYVWENRAERDIRDGRLIQCLDAWCPPEDWLYLYYPSRRNMSAGLRAVIEAMRVQG, from the coding sequence ATGCGCGCCACAGATCTTTCCGAACTCGCCGCCTTCGAAGCCGTAGCCCGCCACCTGAGTTTTCGCCGCGCAGCGGAGGAGCGCTACGTCACGGCTTCGGCCATCAGCCACGCGGTCAGCAATCTCGAAGAGCGGACCGGCGTCCGCCTGCTCCACCGCACCACCCGCAGCGTCTCTTTGACCGATGCCGGCGCCATGCTGCACGCGCAGCTTTCGCCCGCCTTCGGCGATATCGGCACAGCGCTCGACGCGCTCAACCAGTTCCGCGATACGCCCTTCGGCAAGGTGCGGATCAACGTGCCGAACTCGATCGCGCCGGCGGTGCTCGGCCAGGCGCTTGGGCCGCTCATTCGCGACAATCCGCATCTGAAGCTCGAAGTCGTCGCCACCGACCGGCTGGTCGATATCGTCGAGGAAGGGTTCGATGCCGGCATCCGGCTCGGCGAAAGCCTGCACCAGGGCATGATCGCGGTCAGGATCAAGCCGCGCCTGCGCCTCGTCGTGGTCGGTTCGCCCGCCTATTTCAGGGACCGGAAAATCCCTCAGACGCCGCAGGAGCTGGAAACCCACGTCTGTATCGAAAACACCTATCCGAGCGGCACCCGTTATCCCTGGGAATTCTCCCGCGACGGAGAAACCGTGACCTTCCATCCGAACGGACCGGTGGCGCTCGACGATCATGAACTGATGGTCGAGGTCGCCCGCTCCGGCACGGCGCTCGCCTATGTCTGGGAAAACCGTGCCGAGCGCGACATCCGCGACGGCCGGCTCATCCAATGCCTGGACGCCTGGTGCCCGCCGGAGGACTGGCTCTACCTCTATTACCCGAGCCGCCGCAACATGTCGGCAGGCCTGCGCGCCGTCATCGAGGCGATGCGGGTCCAAGGCTAG
- a CDS encoding NUDIX hydrolase, with product MARTRIRIKTKSKRIFQMRIAGLGFRDGYVLVHRAVDEAFWTFPGGRAEIGETSEETLRREMVEEIGVEVTVGRLLWSVENFFHYEDRDWHELGYYYLMDIPETFPFHPTDIVHRIKDEHDLEFKWVPATTAALRALDIPPYFIAEEIENLPVSPRHLVWRDGDLDLKS from the coding sequence ATGGCGCGCACTCGCATCCGTATCAAGACCAAGAGCAAGCGCATCTTTCAGATGCGGATTGCCGGGCTTGGGTTCCGCGATGGTTACGTGCTGGTGCATCGCGCCGTGGACGAGGCATTCTGGACGTTTCCGGGCGGGCGGGCCGAGATTGGCGAGACCTCGGAAGAGACGCTGAGACGCGAGATGGTCGAGGAAATCGGGGTCGAGGTGACGGTCGGGCGGCTGCTCTGGTCGGTCGAGAATTTCTTCCACTACGAAGACCGCGACTGGCATGAGCTCGGTTATTATTATTTGATGGACATCCCGGAGACGTTTCCGTTTCATCCGACCGATATCGTCCACCGGATAAAGGACGAACACGATCTGGAATTCAAATGGGTGCCGGCGACGACCGCGGCGCTGAGGGCGCTCGACATCCCGCCCTACTTCATCGCCGAGGAGATCGAGAACTTGCCGGTCAGTCCGCGCCACCTCGTCTGGCGCGACGGCGATCTCGACCTGAAGTCCTAG